Sequence from the Primulina huaijiensis isolate GDHJ02 chromosome 16, ASM1229523v2, whole genome shotgun sequence genome:
TTTAAATGACAATGATTCGCGGTTTTGCAGTCACAACAACAGGTCAGGCAAGAACAGCGTTGAAGATGTTAAGAGAAAACAAAGATAGATTTGACCTTGTGATCAgtgatgtgcatatgccatATATGGGTGGTTTTAAGCTTCTAGAACTTGTCGGTCTCGAAATGGATCTACCGGTTATCAGTAAGCTCACATTCTTTTCAACGAACAATTTCCAAGATTTGTAGTCCTTTCATGAGATTGTGTATGAAAAGTTATTATGGTGTTCGGTTGGCAAAGTTAAGAAGAAAGGAATTATGGTTTGATGGGATTTTATTGGACAGCTACCATTTCAGCAAAATCGTACCGAAATATTACAAGTCGGCCAGATCCGGATCTGCTATCGTTTTGCAGTAttgtcattttctttaaaaaattcaagGCCGATGAAGTAATGAATTCTAATTCCTTTATTATTGAGtcatcttgaatttcttttgaTTCCTTGACTTTTTTCAAGTGTTGTCAGCCAATGGTGATCCCAAACTCGTCATGAAAGGAGTTACACATGGCGCTTGTGATTATTTGGTGAAGCCAGTTCGAATCGAGGAGCTGAGAAACATATGGCAACACGTACTTAGAAGAAAGAAGCTCTCAAATAACCAGAATAAATCCCCTGGTCATGCCAAATGTCACCATGAAAATGGTGAAGGTGATGGATCTACTTTTAGGAATGATGTAGATCAGAATGGGAAAATTAACAAAAAGAGGAAAGATGATGACGATGAGAATGAAGATGGCCATGAATCTGAAGATCCTAAAACACAAAAGAAGCCTAGAGTAATCTGGTCTATTGAGCTTCACAGGAAGTTTGTCTCAGCTGTCAATCACTTGGGAATTGATAGTAAGTTCTGAATCCTCAATATATTCAAATGTAAGCATGTTTTGTAtctaattaagaaatattttcttacGTCGACGAGTTTTGTTTTGTGGTGTTGTTTCTTTATACAGAAGCTTTTCCAAAAAGGATTCTTGACCTGATGGGTGTCGAAGGGCTTACTCGGGAAAATGTGTCGAGCCATCTTCAGGTGATAACCTTTCTTGTCAACTTTAATTACCttgataaaatttatttttatagtaGTATCACTTGGAATGTGCCATAGCTGAAGCAAACTATCAGCTTTAACTCATGGTTGTAACTTGTTTCACTTTTGTAGAAATACAGGTTGTACCTTACAAGGATTAGTTCTGTCGCAACTCAGCAACCAAATATGGCGGCCACATCCGGGGTGAATGGTTCCCATTTCATGCGAATGGCTTCCTTTGAGGGGCTTGAAAATTTTCAAGCTTTGACTGGACAAGGACGATTGGCAAATATCACCTTATCCCCTTATACAACCTGTGGTAGCTTACTCGGCAAACTAAATAGTCCTGCGAATCTAAGCTTTACTCCATCGGCTCTTGGAAAAACGAGCCTTGCTGTCTCGGCTTCTGGTCAAAACACGAGTTTATTTCAAGGAATTCGGTCATCTTTAGAGCAAGATCAGTTGCAACAGAATTCAGTGAATTTCAATAGTATGAATGATTCAAGGATCTTTATGGCTGGTAATACATTTACAGGCACTCAAGAACTTACTGGTGGctcaagaaattttttaaatagcaGCCCGAATAACTCCACAATGGTACACGAAAATGGATCGTCTCTCAACATGGCTTCTTCCAACTTGAAATCCTTTAGCTCCAGTTTCACTACAGAGAACAGGCCTGAGTTACCTCACAAGAATCCTTCAAATGGTCCTTATTCACACAACATGAAGATGAATCTTCCTTGCACCACCATGGAACTGGTACCTCTTGAAAGTTCAAGAAACGATATGCAATGGCAAGAAAGTTTGATCGGAGATATTGCTCAGAATATGAATCAAGAATACAACCAAATATGTGGAGAACATATACCATATAATGGTATTGGTTCAAACACTACATTTTCTTCCTTAAATGTACCCGAAAATGGTTTTGTGGCTCCCTTTAGCCAAAGTTTGGACCACGCCAATCGATCCTGTAATGAGAAGATGGACACAGTGCTGAATGACAGATTGATTGGAGGAGGTGCTTTTACGTCGGAGCAACAAACGCTGGAAAGCGGCATTGTTTCTCAGGGTTATGACTCATTGGATGATTTAGTGAGTTCTCTGATCAAACTGGTATGAAATTACCTTAAGCAATTCAAGCACCATCCGATTAATCTTCTAGTCTCTACATTGgtattagaattttttatttatttatttttttttatggttaTGGATGCAGGAACATGAAGGAACAATGGCAACTCCCGACTTCGGATTCGATGATTACTGTTTCGGAGAAGGACTATGAGGCAGGCTCCATTTGCAGATGATCCCTCTCGATTCAATCTCTCGTGCTACATCTACATCCTTCTATCATTTCCATTGAATAGCTTAGTCAATTACTGTGGATTATAGTAGAATGTTTGATGGGTTTAGAAAAAAAAGATTATGCAACGTTAGACTTTTCAACTAATGGCCACTTTTGTCTACAACGTATGTGTTTTGTTTCAATgttcaataataaatatataaatttaaaatcttcaaTCAACAAGGTTTCAAATTGGATGACCAAAACCTAGAAATACAGCTCGAAATTCAGGTGCCTGATATAGTCTAATTGATTGGGTGTAGGGTGCATCTGTCCATTCCGTGTTGACTTATCTTACCATTACATAGTCAACAAGTCTTCTTCTGTCCTAGTATCTTATCTGCCCACAATTTCTTTTGCGTGTTGGAAATTTTGAGTTAATTTTGGGGTGATTAtttctaaatcttaaaaaaaaaaatcattttcaacataaaactccatattatataatataaattttaaaaagtaaaagatatttaaaaatatatatgttgagAGTAACGAGAAATTGACCATCAGTGTTCAGacgtcgtttttttttgtgttcagtttttgtgtatttttttagtatcacatttccacatgaattatatcacaatttgtatgacatagtaccacaattttgtgggtaaagAGTGAaccctaaaaaatattttgattgaggattttcCACCCACACCTAAAATAAGTGgttgaaagaaaagaaatcgTATTTTGTACTCAAAATAGAGAAGAAAAATCAATGGGAATGCCGTGCGGTGCGGTCGGGTCTAGCAGTATGAATTTATGATTTGTATTTAGATATCTTCATTTCATCCAACTCCAGCCATGGCTGAGGCTTCTTCTCTGTTTCTGCTGCCGTTTCTCCTTCTgtttcatcatcttcttcttctgcaATCCCATGCGCAGCAGGCCTATGTTAACAACAAGCAGCTCGCCTGTGAAATCAACGACACCGTCACTCTTGGCTACGTATGCAACGGCGTCGCCACCTCCTGTACATCTTACCTGACTTTCAGATCAACCCCCGTCTACAACAACCCCGTCACCATCGCCTATCTCTTGTCCGCCGACGCTTCTCAGATTGCCGCCATTAATAACATCTCAGATGTCGGTTCCGTTCCCGACGATACTCTCCTCGTCATACCCGTCAATTGTTCTTGCTCCGGCGGGAAATATTACCAGCATAACGCTTCCTATGTACTCAAACAGACTGGGGAAACTTACCTCTCAGTCGCAAACAACACATATGAGGCACTCACCACTTGTCAATCTATGATAGCTCAGAACCATATCAACGAGCGGCGGCTATTCGCCAACGACAGGCTCACGGTTCCCCTTCGCTGCGCTTGCCCCACTCAGAATCAAACCGCGGCCGGCTTCAGGTACCTTCTGACCTACCTCATACGTCAGGGAAATGATATCCCCACAATCGCCGACACCTTTTCCGGCGCCGGAGCCGAAGACCAGAGCATCCGCGAAGCCAACGAGCTCTCTGATAGACAGAACATCTTTTTCTTCACTCCAATTCTTGTGCCACTCAAAATTGAGCCGTCAAAGGAGAACATGAACACAGCCATCTTAAAGCCCCCACCGCCTCCCCCTCCAGCACCTTCCACCACCCCTTCTTCCGCAAGCGACGGAAATTCCCGGAAGTGGGTTTTTGTTGGTGTGGGAGTTGGAGTTGCTTTTATTCTCCTCCTCGCATTCGGGTTTCTGTTCTGGTTCTTCAGCCGACGGAGCAGGCGCCACGAGCACTCTCCAGTGCCACCTCCGAAGCTTGCCAACGAATCGGGAGAGGCTAAAGGTACTTGGTCCTGGTCGGTCTCCTCCGAAGGTATCCGAAGTGCCATGGAAACTCTAAAGATCTACAGGTTCGAGGAGTTGGAGAAGGCGACGAACTCATTTGCAGAAGCAAACAGAATCGGAAAATCCTCAGTATACCGCGGTTCATTCGAGGGGGATGATGCTGCGGTGAAGATTATGAAAGGGAACGTGTTGCCGGAAATCGATTTATTCAGACAAATCAATCATCTCAACATTATTCGACTTTCTGGTTTCTGTCTGTACAAAGGCGTCACCTACCTTGTGTACGAGTACGCGATTAATGGCTCCCTATGCAACTGGctacaaagaaaagaaaactccATTGATGAAAACCTAAACTCTTCGAGTGATAAAAATTACTCAAAGCTTGATTGGAAACAGAGAGTTCAGATTGCATATGATGTTGCAGATGCATTGAACTACCTCCACAACTTCACCAATCCTCCATATATTCACAAGAACTTGAGCAGTAGCAATATTCTTTTAGATGGCAACATGAGGGCTAAAATCATAAATTTCGGGTTCGCCAAGAAGCTGGATGACACTGATGATCAACCCATAACGACAAGGCATGTGGTGGGAACCTACGGCTATATGGCTCCGGAGTATTTAGAAAACGGATTGGTCACTCTGAAACTAGACGTGTTTGCTTTCGGTGTCGTGATTTTAGAGCTATTGTCCGGAAGAGATCCCGTTACCAATGCTATCAGTGAAAAAGGGGATCAAATTTTGTTATGTCAGAGCATAAGAGAGGTTCTAAGTGGCGAGAACGTGAGGGAAAAGTTGCGAGAATTTATTGATCCACGTCTTGGTGTAGAGTACCCTCTGGATTTGGCTTACTCCATGTCTCAGCTTGCAAAGAACTGCGTCGCTGATGATCTCAATGATCGTCCAACAGTTCCTCAAGTTCTGATGATTTTGTCCAAGGTTCTCTCGTCTTCCTTGGATTGGGATCCTTCGCACGAGCTTCAAAATTCGACATCTCTGAGCCTCGACTAGCTCTGGTGCATCAAGAAATGTTTCCCTAGGAAATTTTGGTCCCTGCAGATTGTAAGAGTATGATACAGTTGCTAGTACGACCGAGTTATGCTTTAGAAGAGAGGAAGTAGTCGATGAATGAGGAGAAATAAGGATGAAAGAGGAGATATTAGTATCTTGTTTTATCCACGATATAGAAATAGTGTGTGTTAAAAATTGAAGGGAGAATGTTCATAAGAATATGTCACATTTAATAAAAACCATTATTTTATCTTATATGTAATTTGTTGAATGTTCCTAAATTTTCACATTTAAATTACATCTAATTTTTGCCAATTTTTTGAGTATTATATCTCTCGATCATAGTGCTGCGACAACAAAAATGAAGGAGACAATCAATCTTGATGGATACTTGCTACCCTTTAGATGCATacaataaattctaaaattgcAAAATTACATGTAATTATAGACTTAAAAAAATGTTGTATATGTTGTTTAAGCTTTATAAGAATAATTTTTAAGACGGCTGTTGTATTTGAACTCTACTCTCACAAGTGTATGCGTGATCATTAGTCTAGTGCAACACATGCACAATCCAGTACATATGCTCCGTAATTGAGCACATATTGTTCGTCTTTTAGGGATGAAAATTTTGGTCATTTTTATTGAACTTTCTCGGTTCAAATAAATTTGGTTCTTATTGAaccattttcaaaataattaaggTTTAATCAAGAATAATATTTTACGTGCAGCACAAACACATAGAGTTTTGGGTACGAGAAATTTATTTGTGCGTGTTATGATTTTGTGCAAAACATACATTATAATTGTTGGGATGCAACCAAAGTCCTACATTAGAAGATCTAGAGAAGTATCATGAGTTAATaaagatggaatgatatctATATTGGTATGAGGTCTTTTGGGTGGTTTCAAAAGCAAAACCATGAGGGTTAAAACATAAAGTGAATAATATTATACCAGTGTGGAGATATCCGGATTCCATTGGTCCTAATGATTATCACGAGTTCTAATTATCTTTTGGATTGTTGCTCAATTATATTGGCCTTGTTCATGTAATGTCATGTGCACTTCTTTGACAAATGTAGAAGATGAATGCATTGTTCATTGTTCAATAAGATCACATGTTGTGATATTATTTATTGTCTAACGTCTAAAACTgcgaaattatatataattataaacttaaaaaattgttgaatatGTTGTTTAGATATGTTGTCAAATAATGGGAAGAGATAAATGCTGATGAACCAAATCAATCTTTACGACAGTAAGAAAATCCTTAACAAATTTCACATACCACTTTATTAGTTCGTCGTTCGGTTATATGTTTCTTGAAAGAGTGGGGCGGAACGGAATAAATTGACAAACAGATAAGAAAAAAAGACGACGAAGAGAAAAAGGAGGAGAGGGGCGATCAGAAATTACGATTATGGTGAAGATCACGGCTTTGTTGGTATTGAAGTGCAGCCCGGAGGGTTCAGATCCGGTTATATTGGCGAACGCGTCGGATCTAAGCAGTTTCGGGTTTTTCCAACGCCCCAGCGTAAGGGAATTTATCGTGTTTGTCAGTCGGACTGTTGCTAAGCGCACCCCACCTGGACAACGTCAgtccgtgaagcatgaaggttTTTGATCCTTTAAATACTTCTTGAATTGAATAGATGGAAACAATTTTCATTTTAtgtttcttttaattgttttttttttaataaaaatcattgcTTTTTATGGGGAGTTCGATATTTTACAAGGGGATTGAGCTAGTTTTTTTTTCTCGAATGGATTGAAAATCTGATTGGCTCATTtgtttttattgaaatataacTGGATGGGGTTGGAATTCA
This genomic interval carries:
- the LOC140961922 gene encoding two-component response regulator ORR22-like, with the translated sequence MTVEEIKSENKIHDKFPVGLRVLAVDDDPICLKLLDTLLRKCQYHVTTTGQARTALKMLRENKDRFDLVISDVHMPYMGGFKLLELVGLEMDLPVIMLSANGDPKLVMKGVTHGACDYLVKPVRIEELRNIWQHVLRRKKLSNNQNKSPGHAKCHHENGEGDGSTFRNDVDQNGKINKKRKDDDDENEDGHESEDPKTQKKPRVIWSIELHRKFVSAVNHLGIDKAFPKRILDLMGVEGLTRENVSSHLQKYRLYLTRISSVATQQPNMAATSGVNGSHFMRMASFEGLENFQALTGQGRLANITLSPYTTCGSLLGKLNSPANLSFTPSALGKTSLAVSASGQNTSLFQGIRSSLEQDQLQQNSVNFNSMNDSRIFMAGNTFTGTQELTGGSRNFLNSSPNNSTMVHENGSSLNMASSNLKSFSSSFTTENRPELPHKNPSNGPYSHNMKMNLPCTTMELVPLESSRNDMQWQESLIGDIAQNMNQEYNQICGEHIPYNGIGSNTTFSSLNVPENGFVAPFSQSLDHANRSCNEKMDTVLNDRLIGGGAFTSEQQTLESGIVSQGYDSLDDLVSSLIKLEHEGTMATPDFGFDDYCFGEGL
- the LOC140961496 gene encoding protein LYK5, yielding MAEASSLFLLPFLLLFHHLLLLQSHAQQAYVNNKQLACEINDTVTLGYVCNGVATSCTSYLTFRSTPVYNNPVTIAYLLSADASQIAAINNISDVGSVPDDTLLVIPVNCSCSGGKYYQHNASYVLKQTGETYLSVANNTYEALTTCQSMIAQNHINERRLFANDRLTVPLRCACPTQNQTAAGFRYLLTYLIRQGNDIPTIADTFSGAGAEDQSIREANELSDRQNIFFFTPILVPLKIEPSKENMNTAILKPPPPPPPAPSTTPSSASDGNSRKWVFVGVGVGVAFILLLAFGFLFWFFSRRSRRHEHSPVPPPKLANESGEAKGTWSWSVSSEGIRSAMETLKIYRFEELEKATNSFAEANRIGKSSVYRGSFEGDDAAVKIMKGNVLPEIDLFRQINHLNIIRLSGFCLYKGVTYLVYEYAINGSLCNWLQRKENSIDENLNSSSDKNYSKLDWKQRVQIAYDVADALNYLHNFTNPPYIHKNLSSSNILLDGNMRAKIINFGFAKKLDDTDDQPITTRHVVGTYGYMAPEYLENGLVTLKLDVFAFGVVILELLSGRDPVTNAISEKGDQILLCQSIREVLSGENVREKLREFIDPRLGVEYPLDLAYSMSQLAKNCVADDLNDRPTVPQVLMILSKVLSSSLDWDPSHELQNSTSLSLD